One Planctomycetota bacterium DNA window includes the following coding sequences:
- the dgoD gene encoding galactonate dehydratase — WVFLKMHTDAGLVGWGEPIVEGWSRTVAACVAEMGRYLIGQDPRRIEHHWQALYRGGFYRGGPVLVSALSGIEQAMWDITGKSLSVPVYQLLGGAVRDRIRVYAHVGGESADAYAASGKKALERGFTAVKTCPFGAARFVEGPAFVEGVVARVAALREAVGKGVDIGLDFHGRVGPAMAIQLAKALEPFSPMFIEEPCLPENVDAMARVARSTSVPIATGERLFTKWGFREVLEKQAAAILQPDLSHAGGILEVRKIAAMAEAHYAAIAPHCPLGPISLAAGLQVDACTPNFLCQEQVCLGEGYLQQPFVVKDGYVDVPTGPGLGIEVDEAAVAEKLYDGSWETPRLWHEDGSVADW, encoded by the coding sequence TGGGTGTTCTTGAAGATGCACACCGACGCGGGGCTGGTGGGCTGGGGCGAGCCGATCGTCGAGGGCTGGTCGCGCACGGTGGCGGCCTGCGTGGCCGAGATGGGCCGCTACCTCATCGGCCAGGACCCGCGCCGCATCGAGCACCACTGGCAGGCGCTCTACCGCGGCGGCTTCTATCGCGGCGGCCCCGTGCTCGTGAGCGCGCTCAGCGGCATCGAGCAGGCGATGTGGGACATCACGGGAAAGTCCCTCAGCGTGCCTGTCTACCAACTCCTCGGGGGCGCCGTTCGCGACAGGATTCGCGTTTACGCCCATGTTGGCGGCGAGAGCGCCGACGCCTATGCCGCGTCGGGCAAGAAGGCCCTCGAGCGCGGGTTCACGGCGGTGAAGACCTGCCCCTTCGGCGCCGCGCGCTTCGTCGAAGGCCCCGCCTTCGTCGAGGGGGTCGTGGCCCGCGTGGCCGCACTGCGCGAGGCGGTGGGGAAGGGGGTGGACATCGGCCTCGACTTCCACGGCCGCGTCGGCCCCGCGATGGCAATCCAGCTCGCCAAGGCTCTGGAGCCGTTCTCGCCGATGTTCATCGAGGAGCCGTGCCTGCCGGAGAACGTGGACGCGATGGCGCGCGTGGCGCGGTCCACGAGCGTGCCGATCGCGACGGGCGAGCGCCTGTTCACGAAATGGGGCTTCCGCGAGGTGCTCGAGAAGCAGGCCGCGGCCATCCTCCAGCCCGACCTCTCGCACGCGGGCGGCATCCTGGAGGTGCGTAAGATCGCCGCGATGGCCGAGGCCCACTACGCCGCGATCGCTCCGCACTGCCCCCTCGGCCCCATCTCCCTTGCCGCGGGCCTCCAGGTGGACGCCTGCACGCCGAACTTCCTGTGCCAGGAGCAGGTGTGCCTGGGCGAAGGCTACCTCCAGCAGCCCTTCGTGGTGAAGGACGGCTACGTGGACGTGCCCACCGGCCCCGGCCTGGGCATCGAGGTGGACGAGGCGGCGGTAGCCGAGAAGCTCTACGACGGCTCGTGGGAGACGCCCCGCCTGTGGCACGAGGACGGCTCGGTGGCGGATTGGTAA
- a CDS encoding sodium:alanine symporter family protein, translating into MDELVARVNGFLELVSGYLWGWPMVALLLGTHVFFTIRLRFIQRYTGLAIKLSFRRDGQSEGDVSQFGALTTALAATIGTGNIVGVATAVSLGGPGAVLWCWLTGVFGIATKYAEALLGVKYRVKTASGTMLGGPMYALERGLGMKWLGVLFAIFTALAAFGIGNLVQSNAIAKLTGRTFGLSPWATGAALTALVGLVILGGIRWIARVCEGIVPFMAVFYVAGCLVILCTNLSTLPDTLWLIVRSAFTGQAAAGGFAGASVSAAVRWGVARGLFSNESGLGSAPIVAAAAQTRNPVRQALVSSTGTFWDTVVVCALTGLVLVNTGVWNHPTAAGEAGVQLTREAFDSVHSIGPVVLTVGLLTFVFTTIIGWEYYGERAAEYLLGRAVIWPYRLAWVVAVLVGAVVSVPVVWNFADVANALMAIPNLVALLLLHKVIVAETERYLWSGHIEEEEARNATAR; encoded by the coding sequence ATGGATGAACTCGTCGCACGGGTCAACGGCTTCCTCGAGCTCGTGAGCGGCTACCTGTGGGGCTGGCCCATGGTGGCGCTGCTGCTGGGCACGCACGTGTTCTTCACGATCCGGCTGAGGTTCATCCAGCGCTACACGGGGCTCGCGATCAAGCTGTCGTTCCGCCGGGACGGCCAGAGCGAGGGCGACGTGAGCCAGTTCGGCGCGCTCACGACGGCGCTGGCGGCGACGATCGGCACGGGCAACATCGTGGGCGTGGCCACAGCCGTGTCGCTGGGCGGGCCGGGCGCCGTGCTCTGGTGCTGGCTCACGGGCGTGTTCGGCATCGCCACGAAGTACGCCGAGGCGCTGCTGGGCGTGAAGTACCGCGTGAAGACGGCCAGCGGCACGATGCTGGGCGGGCCGATGTACGCCCTCGAACGCGGCCTGGGGATGAAGTGGCTCGGGGTGCTCTTCGCCATTTTCACGGCCCTCGCCGCCTTCGGCATCGGCAACCTGGTGCAGTCGAACGCCATCGCCAAGCTCACGGGCCGGACCTTCGGCCTCTCCCCGTGGGCGACGGGCGCCGCGCTCACGGCGCTGGTGGGCCTGGTGATCCTGGGCGGCATCCGCTGGATCGCGCGGGTGTGCGAGGGCATCGTGCCGTTCATGGCGGTCTTCTACGTGGCCGGCTGCCTCGTCATCCTGTGCACCAACCTCTCAACCCTGCCGGACACGCTGTGGCTGATCGTGCGTTCGGCCTTCACCGGCCAGGCCGCGGCCGGCGGCTTCGCGGGGGCGAGCGTGAGCGCCGCGGTCCGCTGGGGCGTGGCGCGCGGGCTGTTCTCGAACGAGTCGGGCCTCGGCTCGGCGCCCATCGTCGCCGCCGCCGCGCAGACCCGCAACCCCGTGCGGCAGGCCCTCGTGTCGTCCACGGGCACCTTCTGGGACACCGTGGTCGTGTGCGCGCTCACGGGCCTCGTGCTGGTGAACACGGGCGTGTGGAACCACCCGACGGCGGCCGGCGAGGCCGGCGTGCAGCTCACGCGCGAGGCATTCGACTCGGTGCACAGCATCGGCCCCGTCGTGCTGACGGTGGGCCTGCTGACCTTCGTGTTCACCACCATCATCGGCTGGGAGTACTACGGAGAGCGGGCGGCGGAGTATCTGCTGGGCAGGGCCGTTATCTGGCCCTACCGCCTGGCCTGGGTGGTAGCCGTGCTGGTGGGGGCCGTCGTGAGCGTGCCGGTCGTGTGGAACTTCGCCGACGTGGCGAACGCGCTGATGGCCATCCCCAACCTCGTCGCGCTGCTGCTCCTCCACAAGGTCATCGTCGCCGAGACCGAGCGCTACCTCTGGTCCGGCCACATCGAGGAGGAAGAGGCCAGGAACGCCACCGCACGCTGA